Proteins encoded within one genomic window of Streptomyces sp. NBC_01314:
- the pgm gene encoding phosphoglucomutase (alpha-D-glucose-1,6-bisphosphate-dependent), with amino-acid sequence MQDARSGQVARPEDLIDVARLVTAYYALHPDPAEPGQRVAFGTSGHRGSSLAAAFNEDHIAATSQAICEYRAAQGTDGPLFLGADTHALSEPARITALEVFAANDVSVLIDQADGYTPTPAVSHAILAHNRGRTSGLADGVVVTPSHNPPADGGFKYNPPSGGPAGSEATSWIQDRANEIITGGLKDVRRIPYSRALTAPGTGRHDFLGAYVADLPNVLDLEAIRSAGVRIGADPLGGASVAYWGRIAEQHRLDLTVVNPLTDPTWRFMTLDWDGKIRMDCSSPYAMASLIEQRDRFDIATGNDADADRHGIVTPDGGLMNPNHYLAVAISYLFSHREQWPAGAGIGKTLVSSGMIDRVAADVGRELVEVPVGFKWFVDGLSDGTLGFGGEESAGASFLRRDGSVWTTDKDGIILALLASEITAVTGKTPSQHYAQLTDRFGAPAYARVDAPASREEKALLAKLSPRQVTADTLAGEPVTKVLTEAPGNGAALGGIKVATANAWFAARPSGTEDVYKIYAESFLGPDHLSLIQEEAKSVVLAALGA; translated from the coding sequence ATGCAGGATGCGCGTTCGGGGCAGGTCGCCCGGCCCGAGGACCTCATCGATGTGGCCCGCCTGGTCACGGCGTACTACGCGCTGCACCCCGACCCGGCCGAGCCGGGGCAACGGGTGGCGTTCGGCACCTCGGGGCACCGCGGCTCGTCCCTCGCGGCGGCGTTCAACGAGGATCACATCGCGGCCACCAGCCAGGCCATCTGCGAGTACCGCGCCGCCCAGGGCACCGACGGCCCCCTCTTCCTCGGGGCCGACACCCACGCCCTGTCGGAGCCCGCGCGGATCACGGCGCTGGAGGTGTTCGCCGCCAACGACGTGAGCGTCCTCATCGACCAGGCCGACGGATACACGCCCACCCCGGCGGTCTCGCACGCCATCCTCGCCCACAACCGCGGCCGCACGTCCGGCCTCGCCGACGGCGTCGTGGTCACCCCCTCGCACAACCCGCCCGCCGACGGCGGCTTCAAGTACAACCCGCCGAGCGGCGGCCCCGCCGGTTCCGAGGCGACCTCCTGGATCCAGGACCGCGCCAACGAGATCATCACCGGCGGCCTGAAGGACGTACGGCGCATCCCCTACAGCCGCGCCCTGACAGCACCCGGCACCGGCCGCCACGACTTCCTCGGCGCCTATGTGGCCGACCTGCCGAACGTGCTGGACCTGGAGGCGATCCGGTCCGCCGGCGTGCGCATCGGCGCCGATCCGCTGGGCGGCGCCTCGGTCGCCTACTGGGGCCGGATCGCCGAACAGCACCGGCTCGACCTGACGGTGGTGAACCCGCTCACCGACCCCACCTGGCGTTTCATGACGCTGGACTGGGACGGCAAGATCCGTATGGACTGCTCCTCGCCGTACGCCATGGCCTCGCTCATCGAGCAGCGCGACCGGTTCGACATCGCCACCGGCAACGATGCCGACGCCGACCGGCACGGCATCGTCACACCGGACGGGGGCCTGATGAACCCCAACCACTATCTGGCCGTCGCGATCTCGTACCTGTTCTCACACCGGGAGCAGTGGCCCGCGGGCGCCGGCATCGGCAAGACCCTCGTGTCGTCCGGCATGATCGACCGGGTCGCGGCGGACGTCGGCCGGGAGCTGGTCGAAGTCCCGGTCGGATTCAAGTGGTTCGTGGACGGCCTGTCCGACGGAACGCTCGGCTTCGGCGGCGAGGAGTCGGCCGGCGCGTCCTTCCTGCGCCGCGACGGCTCGGTGTGGACCACCGACAAGGACGGCATCATCCTGGCCCTGCTCGCCTCCGAGATCACGGCGGTCACGGGCAAGACGCCGTCGCAGCACTACGCGCAGCTCACCGACCGCTTCGGCGCCCCCGCCTACGCGCGCGTCGACGCCCCCGCCTCCCGCGAGGAGAAGGCTCTGCTCGCCAAGCTCTCCCCGCGCCAGGTCACCGCCGACACCCTCGCCGGCGAGCCGGTCACCAAGGTCCTCACCGAGGCCCCCGGCAACGGCGCCGCCCTCGGCGGCATCAAGGTCGCCACCGCCAACGCCTGGTTCGCGGCCCGCCCTTCGGGCACCGAGGACGTCTACAAGATCTACGCGGAGTCCTTCCTCGGCCCGGACCACCTGAGCCTGATCCAGGAGGAGGCCAAGTCCGTGGTGCTCGCGGCTCTGGGCGCCTGA
- a CDS encoding MHYT domain-containing protein, with amino-acid sequence MNATVSNFYYGAATPVAAYLMACLGAALGLRCTTRSLRRPHRRAGWLSLGAISIGCGIWTMHFIAMIGFSVQGALVGYDLTKTVLSLAVAIGVVALGVFLVGYRGGSPMTLVTAGAVTGLGVAAMHYLGMAAIHTNGTVHYEEWTVVLSVVIAIAAATAALWAAVSIHTLWASLGASLVMGVAVTGMHYTGMAAVSVHLTGRSAVSQSSADLLSFLLAMVAGPLVVLLVAAVIVMFDPDMVLGDDDDWRRAVPARAPHDSGNNNPAQHSSPPYSSW; translated from the coding sequence TTGAACGCCACCGTCTCCAATTTCTATTACGGCGCCGCGACCCCGGTCGCCGCCTATCTGATGGCGTGCCTCGGGGCGGCGCTCGGGCTGCGGTGCACGACAAGGTCGCTGCGGCGACCACACCGCAGGGCGGGGTGGCTGAGCCTGGGCGCGATCTCGATCGGCTGCGGCATCTGGACCATGCACTTCATCGCGATGATCGGCTTCAGCGTCCAGGGCGCGCTGGTCGGCTACGACCTGACAAAGACGGTCCTCAGCCTCGCTGTCGCGATCGGTGTCGTCGCCCTCGGCGTGTTCCTCGTGGGCTACCGAGGCGGTTCCCCGATGACGCTGGTGACGGCGGGCGCGGTCACCGGCCTCGGTGTCGCGGCCATGCACTACCTGGGCATGGCCGCCATCCACACCAACGGCACGGTCCACTACGAAGAGTGGACAGTGGTCCTGTCCGTCGTCATCGCCATCGCGGCCGCCACGGCGGCCCTGTGGGCGGCGGTCTCCATCCACACCCTTTGGGCCAGTCTGGGAGCGAGCCTGGTCATGGGCGTGGCCGTGACCGGCATGCACTACACCGGCATGGCGGCCGTCTCCGTGCACCTCACGGGCCGGTCCGCCGTCTCGCAGTCCTCCGCCGACCTGCTGTCGTTCCTCCTGGCGATGGTCGCGGGCCCGCTCGTCGTCCTCCTGGTCGCTGCCGTCATCGTCATGTTCGACCCCGACATGGTGCTCGGCGACGACGACGACTGGAGGCGGGCCGTACCCGCACGCGCACCGCACGACTCCGGAAACAACAACCCCGCGCAGCACTCTTCCCCGCCCTACTCCTCCTGGTGA
- a CDS encoding FAD-dependent monooxygenase: MTRTEDGPRIAILGGGIGGLAAAAFLREQGFGSDVYEQAAALTEVGAGLVIAPNAARLLRRLGVLDRFVGRAVRMETGWEFRRWENGAVLSAENLAEACVRLYGEHTYAAHRADLLDALRSAVPAHSVHLGRRCVAVDFEGDQAVLRFEDGETVRPDILIGADGVHSRVRGAVVGPTHARESGICAFRALVPADKAPDFAKRRAQTLWIGPEHHLVHYPVSGEEYVNLVAFAPAGANSVESWTATATVEALLDEFAGWDPRLVELITAADTPGRWALLDREPLGHWNRGNATLLGDAAHPMFPFFAQGAAQAIEDGAVLALCLAAHPDNPIAALGRYEDLRRPRTARLQEMSHGRSRINHLPDGPEQQARDLEYSQADPLRANGWIYEYDPEVAVSASA; encoded by the coding sequence ATGACGCGTACAGAAGACGGCCCCAGGATCGCGATCCTCGGCGGTGGCATCGGAGGCCTCGCCGCGGCGGCGTTCCTGCGGGAACAGGGCTTCGGCAGTGACGTCTACGAGCAGGCCGCGGCCCTGACCGAGGTGGGGGCCGGCCTCGTGATCGCGCCCAACGCCGCCCGTCTGCTCCGCCGTCTCGGCGTGCTGGACCGGTTCGTCGGACGCGCGGTCCGGATGGAGACCGGTTGGGAGTTCCGGCGCTGGGAGAACGGCGCCGTCCTCTCCGCGGAGAACCTGGCAGAGGCGTGCGTGCGCCTGTACGGCGAGCACACCTATGCCGCCCACCGTGCCGACCTGCTCGACGCCCTGAGGTCGGCCGTCCCCGCACACTCGGTCCACCTCGGCCGGCGCTGTGTCGCGGTCGACTTCGAGGGCGACCAGGCGGTTCTTCGGTTCGAGGACGGTGAGACGGTCCGCCCGGACATCCTCATCGGCGCGGACGGGGTCCACTCACGGGTGCGCGGCGCCGTCGTCGGGCCGACGCACGCCAGGGAGTCAGGCATCTGCGCCTTCCGGGCCCTCGTACCGGCGGACAAGGCCCCCGACTTCGCCAAGCGGCGCGCCCAGACCCTCTGGATCGGCCCCGAACACCACCTCGTGCACTACCCGGTCTCCGGCGAGGAGTACGTCAACCTCGTCGCCTTCGCACCTGCCGGAGCCAACAGTGTCGAGTCATGGACGGCCACCGCGACCGTCGAGGCACTGCTCGACGAGTTCGCCGGCTGGGATCCGCGTCTGGTGGAGTTGATCACGGCGGCCGACACGCCGGGGCGCTGGGCGTTGCTCGACCGCGAACCCCTCGGCCACTGGAACCGTGGCAACGCGACCCTGCTGGGTGACGCGGCCCACCCGATGTTCCCCTTCTTCGCCCAGGGCGCCGCGCAGGCGATCGAGGACGGCGCCGTCCTGGCCCTTTGCCTCGCGGCGCACCCGGACAACCCGATCGCGGCGCTGGGGCGTTACGAAGACCTGCGTCGACCCCGCACGGCACGCCTGCAGGAGATGTCGCACGGAAGGTCGCGCATCAACCACCTCCCGGACGGCCCCGAGCAGCAGGCACGCGACCTGGAGTACTCGCAGGCCGACCCACTCAGGGCGAACGGCTGGATCTACGAGTACGACCCCGAGGTCGCCGTCTCGGCCTCGGCGTGA
- a CDS encoding IclR family transcriptional regulator translates to MPRANEPGRSVSSRLWDLLFAFDPHHTELSLADLVRRTGMPHATARRLTLELVEVGALERTSDNRFAIGLSLWRLGTLAPRAETLRSAAQPFVEDLYTALRQHVQLAVLQGDQAVIIERLSAVNAVELTSQVGGQLPLHCSGVGKVLLSHSGPAFIDEVLAGRLRRFTPRTVVDPAELRRELASCRSTGTVVVKEELSEGAESVATRIIDGSGKVVAALSVVVAAGSIKLQAAVPSLVASGLGLSRSLGWRPGIPIRAS, encoded by the coding sequence ATGCCTCGCGCGAACGAGCCCGGCCGCTCCGTCAGCTCCCGACTGTGGGATCTGCTGTTTGCCTTCGACCCCCACCACACCGAACTGAGCCTCGCCGACCTGGTCCGACGCACCGGCATGCCGCACGCCACCGCCAGGCGCCTCACGCTGGAACTCGTGGAGGTCGGAGCCCTGGAGCGCACCAGCGACAACCGGTTCGCGATCGGCCTGTCGCTGTGGCGCCTCGGGACCCTCGCGCCGCGCGCCGAGACCCTCCGCAGCGCCGCGCAGCCGTTCGTGGAGGATCTGTACACGGCTCTTCGCCAGCATGTGCAGCTGGCCGTCCTCCAGGGCGACCAGGCCGTGATCATCGAGCGCCTGTCGGCGGTCAACGCCGTGGAGCTGACGTCGCAGGTCGGCGGCCAGCTGCCCCTGCACTGCTCAGGTGTCGGCAAGGTGCTTCTGAGCCACAGCGGTCCGGCCTTCATCGATGAGGTGCTGGCGGGAAGGCTGCGGCGCTTCACTCCCAGGACGGTCGTGGATCCGGCCGAACTCCGTCGTGAACTGGCGTCCTGTCGCTCGACCGGAACGGTGGTCGTCAAGGAGGAGTTGAGCGAGGGCGCCGAGTCGGTCGCGACGCGCATCATCGACGGCAGCGGCAAGGTCGTCGCGGCTCTGTCCGTCGTGGTGGCTGCGGGCTCGATCAAGCTGCAGGCCGCCGTTCCCTCGCTGGTCGCGAGCGGACTGGGGTTGTCCAGGAGTCTCGGCTGGAGGCCGGGCATCCCCATTCGCGCTTCGTGA
- a CDS encoding 3-oxoacid CoA-transferase subunit B, whose product MTTTSTTTSGRKNAGVPQSADHRLSTDELAAVIARDIPAGAFVNLGIGQPTRIADHLPADAGVVLHTENGMLNMGPKAEGDAIDPDLTNAGKVPVTELPGAAYFHHADSFAMMRGGHLDVCVLGAYQVAFDGDLANWHTGKPDDIPAVGGAMDLAIGAKDVYVMMTLFTRSGEPKLVPRCTYPLTGVGCVSRVYTDHGVFDVGPEGVRIRETYGVSAHELADRLGITLP is encoded by the coding sequence ATGACCACCACGTCAACCACCACGAGCGGCCGGAAGAACGCCGGGGTGCCGCAGAGCGCCGACCACCGGCTCTCGACGGACGAGCTGGCCGCCGTCATCGCACGCGACATCCCGGCCGGCGCCTTCGTCAACCTCGGGATCGGGCAGCCCACCAGGATCGCCGACCACCTCCCGGCCGACGCCGGTGTGGTGCTGCACACCGAGAACGGCATGCTCAACATGGGGCCGAAGGCCGAGGGCGACGCGATCGACCCCGACCTGACCAACGCCGGCAAGGTCCCGGTGACCGAACTGCCGGGGGCGGCGTACTTCCACCACGCCGACTCCTTCGCGATGATGCGCGGCGGGCACCTCGACGTCTGCGTCCTCGGGGCGTACCAGGTCGCCTTCGACGGCGACCTCGCCAACTGGCACACCGGAAAGCCCGACGACATCCCCGCCGTCGGCGGCGCCATGGACCTCGCCATCGGGGCCAAGGACGTCTACGTGATGATGACGCTCTTCACCCGCTCCGGCGAGCCCAAGCTCGTGCCCAGGTGCACCTACCCGCTCACCGGCGTCGGCTGCGTCAGCCGCGTCTACACGGACCACGGCGTTTTCGACGTCGGCCCCGAGGGCGTACGGATCCGGGAGACGTACGGCGTCAGCGCCCACGAGCTCGCGGACCGACTCGGCATCACGTTGCCCTGA
- a CDS encoding 3-oxoacid CoA-transferase subunit A produces MSRAEIVESAEAAVAGIEDGSTVLVGGFGLAGMPFDLIDALIRQGAKDLTIVSNNAGNGEVGLAALLAAGRVRKVLCSFPRQSDSWVFDGLYREGKIDLEVVPQGNLAERMRAAGAGIGAFYCPTAVGTPLAEGKEEREIDGRKYLLEYPIKGDYALIGAHTADTLGNLVFRKTARNFGPVMATAATTTIVQVAEVVEAGTLDPEAIVTPSIYVDRVVQVEARHYTVQGAR; encoded by the coding sequence GTGAGCAGGGCGGAGATCGTCGAGAGCGCCGAAGCGGCGGTCGCCGGGATCGAGGACGGCTCCACCGTCCTCGTCGGCGGCTTCGGCCTGGCGGGAATGCCGTTCGACCTGATCGACGCGCTCATCCGGCAGGGTGCGAAGGACCTCACCATCGTGTCCAACAACGCGGGCAACGGCGAGGTCGGGCTGGCCGCGCTCCTGGCCGCCGGCCGGGTGCGCAAGGTGCTCTGCTCCTTTCCACGCCAGTCAGACTCCTGGGTCTTCGACGGCCTCTACCGCGAGGGGAAGATCGACCTCGAAGTGGTACCGCAGGGCAACCTCGCCGAGCGGATGCGCGCGGCCGGTGCCGGCATCGGCGCGTTCTACTGCCCGACCGCGGTCGGCACGCCGTTGGCCGAGGGCAAGGAGGAGCGCGAGATCGACGGCCGGAAGTACCTGCTGGAGTACCCCATCAAGGGCGACTACGCGCTGATCGGCGCGCACACCGCGGACACCCTGGGCAACCTCGTCTTCCGCAAGACCGCCCGCAACTTCGGACCGGTCATGGCCACGGCCGCGACGACGACCATCGTCCAGGTCGCCGAGGTCGTCGAGGCCGGGACGCTCGACCCCGAGGCCATCGTCACCCCGTCCATCTACGTCGACCGGGTCGTCCAGGTGGAGGCCCGCCACTACACCGTCCAGGGGGCCCGATGA
- a CDS encoding acetyl-CoA C-acyltransferase: MSAFIYAATRTPFGRFNGALAGVRPDDLAAAAITSTLARVPDLDPAAIGDVVWGNANGAGEDNRNVGRMAALLAGLPVSVPGTTVNRLCGSSLDAAMTASRTIESGDAEVVLTGGVESMTRAPWVLPKSAKPFPAGDVTAVSTTLGWRLVNPRMPKEWTISLGEANEQLRERFGISRERQDEFAARSHRLAHTAWESGFYDDLVVPVEGVDLTRDESIRAGSTPQVLAGLKPVFRTPEQGGTITAGNASPLNDGASAVLLGSERAAATIGADPIARIAGRGVMALEPQAFGYAPVEAANRALVRAGIGWDQVGAVELNEAFAVQSLACVDAWKVDPAIVNQKGGAIAIGHPLGASGGRVLATLAKVLRETRQRYGVAAICIGVGQGLAVVLENCDVDGTEAGK, from the coding sequence ATGAGTGCTTTCATCTACGCCGCGACGCGGACCCCGTTCGGCCGCTTCAACGGTGCGCTGGCCGGTGTCCGCCCCGACGACCTCGCCGCCGCCGCGATCACCTCGACGCTCGCCAGGGTGCCGGACCTCGACCCCGCCGCGATCGGCGACGTGGTGTGGGGCAACGCCAACGGCGCCGGCGAGGACAACCGCAACGTCGGCCGCATGGCGGCGCTGCTCGCCGGGCTTCCGGTGAGCGTGCCCGGCACCACGGTCAACCGGCTGTGCGGTTCGAGCCTCGACGCGGCGATGACGGCGAGCCGGACGATCGAGTCCGGCGACGCCGAGGTGGTGCTGACGGGCGGCGTGGAGTCGATGACGCGCGCGCCGTGGGTGCTGCCCAAGTCGGCGAAACCGTTCCCGGCCGGCGACGTCACCGCGGTCTCGACCACGCTCGGCTGGCGGCTGGTCAACCCGCGGATGCCGAAGGAGTGGACGATCAGCCTCGGCGAGGCCAACGAGCAGCTGCGGGAACGTTTCGGGATCTCCCGCGAGCGGCAGGACGAGTTCGCCGCCCGCTCCCACCGACTCGCGCACACCGCGTGGGAGTCGGGCTTCTACGACGACCTGGTGGTGCCCGTCGAAGGCGTCGACCTGACCCGCGACGAGAGCATCCGAGCCGGATCCACGCCTCAGGTGCTGGCCGGTCTCAAGCCGGTCTTCCGTACACCGGAGCAGGGCGGCACCATCACCGCGGGCAACGCCAGCCCGCTCAACGACGGCGCCTCCGCGGTGCTGCTGGGCAGCGAGCGGGCCGCGGCCACGATAGGGGCCGACCCGATCGCCCGTATCGCGGGCCGAGGCGTGATGGCACTGGAGCCGCAGGCCTTCGGCTACGCGCCGGTCGAGGCCGCCAACCGCGCGCTGGTCCGGGCCGGCATCGGCTGGGACCAGGTGGGCGCGGTCGAGCTCAACGAGGCCTTCGCCGTGCAGTCGCTCGCCTGCGTCGACGCGTGGAAGGTCGACCCCGCCATCGTCAACCAGAAGGGCGGTGCCATCGCGATCGGGCACCCGCTGGGCGCATCCGGCGGGCGTGTCCTCGCCACACTGGCCAAGGTGCTGCGTGAGACGAGGCAGCGCTACGGCGTCGCCGCGATCTGCATCGGAGTCGGCCAGGGGCTCGCCGTCGTACTCGAGAACTGCGACGTCGACGGCACGGAGGCGGGCAAGTGA
- a CDS encoding LysR substrate-binding domain-containing protein — MDLRHLRYFVAVAEERHFGRAAERLHMAQPPLSQQIRQLEAELGVELLHRTTRRVDLTEAGRAYLERVRAILADVDEASHHARRVAAGTVGHLAIGCVGSATYSVLPALSRRLAEELPGVDFSFRGEMLAPDQVEALRSGTIDVALLRPPVADLSLTVRTLRRDRLVVAVPVDHPLARRSRLRVADLAGADLIVHSADRRSVMYDVVLGLLRDAGVEPHIRHEVGETSTLVTLVAGGLGVAVVPEPVTALTLDGVAYLPLAGADARVELAVAHRADRSEPHLARTVGIIKAMF; from the coding sequence ATGGATCTGCGTCATCTTCGGTACTTCGTGGCGGTCGCCGAGGAGCGTCACTTCGGTCGCGCCGCCGAGCGGCTCCACATGGCCCAGCCGCCGCTCTCCCAGCAGATCCGCCAGCTGGAGGCCGAGCTCGGCGTCGAACTGCTCCACCGCACCACGCGCCGCGTCGACCTCACCGAGGCCGGCCGGGCCTACCTGGAGCGGGTGCGCGCGATCCTCGCCGACGTCGACGAGGCCTCCCACCACGCACGGCGCGTCGCCGCCGGCACGGTCGGTCACCTCGCGATCGGGTGCGTGGGCTCGGCGACCTACAGCGTCCTGCCCGCGCTGTCGCGGCGGCTCGCGGAGGAGCTTCCCGGCGTCGACTTCTCCTTCCGCGGCGAGATGCTCGCGCCCGACCAGGTCGAGGCGCTGCGCAGCGGCACGATCGATGTCGCGCTCCTGCGTCCTCCGGTGGCCGACCTCTCCCTGACCGTGCGTACGCTGCGCCGGGACCGGCTCGTCGTCGCCGTACCGGTCGACCACCCGCTCGCCCGCCGGTCACGCCTTCGCGTCGCGGACCTCGCCGGCGCCGACCTGATCGTGCACTCCGCCGACCGCCGGTCGGTGATGTACGACGTCGTCCTGGGCCTTCTGCGCGACGCCGGTGTCGAGCCGCACATCCGCCACGAGGTCGGCGAGACCTCGACGCTGGTCACGCTCGTGGCCGGCGGCCTCGGCGTCGCGGTCGTGCCCGAGCCCGTGACGGCGTTGACGCTCGACGGCGTCGCCTACCTGCCGCTGGCCGGGGCCGACGCACGCGTGGAGCTGGCCGTGGCCCACCGCGCCGACCGTTCCGAGCCGCACCTGGCGCGCACCGTGGGGATCATCAAGGCGATGTTCTGA